Proteins encoded together in one Rossellomorea sp. y25 window:
- a CDS encoding acyl-CoA carboxylase subunit beta encodes MDIYEKINELYDRRREVELGGGDKKIDKQHEKGKLTARERIDILVDPGSFVELNPFIEHRCSDFGLDGVQGPGDGVVTGYGKVNGNPIYLFSQDFTVFGGALGEMHAKKISHVMDLAVKNGAPFIGLNDSGGARIQEGVVSLDGYGHIFYRNSIYSGVIPQISVIMGPCAGGAVYSPAITDFVFMVDDTSQMFITGPKVIETVTGEKISSEDLGGAKVHNSISGNAHFRGKTEEDVLLEVRKLLAYLPQNNEEKPPRLDVNEEDDYRANLTDIIPFDAIRPYDVRTVINEVVDKDSFMEVQKEFAKNIVVGLARIKGEVVGLVCNQPKFMAGGLDIDSSDKAARFIRFCDSFNIPLITFEDVTGFFPGIKQEHGGIIRHGAKILYAYSEATVPKMTVILRKAYGGAYVALNSKSIGADLVFAWPNAEIAVMGPQGAANIIFAREIAASENPEQLREQKIEEYREKFANPYVAASRGMVDDVIDPRETRIKLIQGLEMMRNKREDRPKKKHGNIPL; translated from the coding sequence ATGGATATCTATGAAAAGATTAATGAATTGTATGATCGCAGAAGAGAAGTAGAATTAGGCGGCGGAGATAAAAAAATAGATAAGCAGCACGAAAAAGGAAAATTGACTGCCAGAGAACGAATCGATATTTTAGTGGATCCGGGCAGTTTTGTCGAGCTTAATCCATTCATTGAGCATCGCTGTTCAGACTTCGGACTGGACGGGGTTCAAGGACCAGGAGATGGAGTCGTTACAGGTTATGGGAAAGTAAACGGAAATCCCATCTACTTATTTTCTCAGGATTTCACGGTTTTTGGCGGCGCATTGGGGGAAATGCATGCGAAGAAGATTTCACATGTCATGGATCTGGCAGTCAAAAATGGTGCGCCTTTCATTGGATTAAATGATTCAGGTGGTGCAAGAATTCAAGAAGGCGTCGTTTCTTTAGATGGATACGGACATATCTTCTATAGAAACTCCATTTATTCCGGAGTGATTCCACAAATATCCGTGATTATGGGTCCTTGCGCGGGAGGAGCGGTTTATTCACCTGCCATCACGGATTTTGTATTTATGGTGGACGATACAAGCCAAATGTTCATCACGGGACCTAAAGTAATCGAAACCGTCACCGGTGAAAAAATCAGTTCTGAAGATTTAGGAGGGGCAAAGGTCCATAACTCCATTAGCGGGAATGCCCATTTCAGAGGGAAAACCGAAGAAGATGTTCTCCTGGAGGTTCGGAAATTATTAGCTTATTTACCTCAAAATAATGAAGAGAAGCCCCCTCGTTTAGACGTGAATGAGGAAGATGATTACCGTGCTAATTTAACAGATATTATTCCTTTTGATGCGATTCGTCCCTACGATGTCCGCACCGTCATTAATGAAGTTGTGGATAAAGACAGCTTTATGGAGGTTCAAAAGGAATTTGCGAAAAATATCGTCGTAGGACTGGCCCGAATCAAAGGAGAGGTCGTAGGACTTGTCTGTAATCAGCCAAAATTCATGGCAGGAGGACTGGACATTGATTCCTCTGACAAAGCTGCACGTTTTATCCGTTTCTGTGATTCCTTCAATATCCCGTTAATCACGTTTGAAGATGTAACCGGCTTCTTCCCTGGCATCAAGCAGGAGCATGGAGGGATCATTCGTCATGGTGCGAAAATCCTATATGCCTATTCAGAAGCTACGGTCCCGAAAATGACGGTGATATTAAGAAAAGCATATGGTGGGGCGTATGTTGCCCTCAACAGTAAATCCATCGGAGCTGACCTGGTGTTTGCTTGGCCGAATGCAGAGATTGCCGTCATGGGTCCACAGGGAGCTGCGAATATAATTTTTGCAAGGGAAATCGCAGCCAGTGAGAATCCTGAACAGCTTCGGGAGCAGAAAATAGAAGAATACCGTGAGAAATTCGCTAATCCATATGTAGCGGCGTCCCGTGGAATGGTCGATGACGTCATTGATCCTCGGGAAACACGTATCAAATTGATTCAAGGATTGGAAATGATGAGAAATAAACGGGAAGATCGACCAAAGAAAAAGCATGGAAATATTCCATTGTAA
- the mce gene encoding methylmalonyl-CoA epimerase: MKKVDHIGIAVSSIDSVLPFYEDTLGLSLVKIEEVGNQGVKVAFIDGGNIKLELLEPLHKDSPIATFIEKKGEGIHHIAFGVEGIEERIKELQAKGVRMINETPKPGALGAAVAFMHPKSAHGVLYELCDKSNIKGE; the protein is encoded by the coding sequence ATGAAAAAGGTAGACCATATCGGAATAGCAGTATCATCAATAGACAGTGTTCTTCCATTTTACGAAGATACTCTTGGGCTTTCACTCGTCAAGATCGAAGAAGTGGGAAATCAAGGTGTGAAAGTAGCATTTATTGATGGTGGGAATATTAAGCTTGAGTTACTTGAACCACTACATAAGGATAGTCCGATTGCCACATTCATTGAGAAAAAGGGAGAAGGCATTCATCATATTGCCTTTGGTGTTGAAGGAATTGAAGAACGGATCAAGGAACTGCAAGCCAAAGGAGTCAGGATGATCAACGAAACACCAAAACCTGGTGCTTTAGGGGCTGCTGTTGCCTTCATGCATCCAAAGTCGGCTCACGGTGTACTATATGAACTATGTGATAAATCAAACATCAAAGGGGAGTAA
- the prli42 gene encoding stressosome-associated protein Prli42 — protein MGNKKLQKIIVFVMLFAMIASTIMAGLTFLL, from the coding sequence ATGGGTAATAAAAAATTACAAAAAATAATTGTATTTGTCATGTTGTTTGCGATGATTGCATCGACAATCATGGCGGGACTGACTTTCTTATTATAA
- a CDS encoding L,D-transpeptidase: protein MRILLAIILFASPIWPLGRNPLPGDPFIIVNKESNQLAYIDDGKIQRTFPVATGKTTTLTPEGLFNVTVKAKNPYYRKKNIPGGDPRNPLGSRWIGFDAKGTDGRIYGIHGTNQPSSIGKYISNGCIRMHNKHVEYLFDQVPVGTKVLVVKTNKSFHQLGKEHGAIK from the coding sequence ATGCGTATACTTCTTGCCATTATCTTGTTCGCTTCTCCGATATGGCCACTGGGCAGGAATCCACTGCCCGGAGATCCGTTTATTATCGTGAACAAGGAAAGCAATCAATTAGCCTATATCGACGATGGAAAGATCCAGCGCACATTTCCGGTAGCAACAGGGAAAACGACGACCCTCACCCCGGAAGGACTATTTAATGTAACAGTCAAAGCCAAGAACCCTTATTACCGTAAGAAGAATATTCCTGGGGGAGATCCAAGGAATCCATTGGGATCGAGATGGATCGGCTTTGACGCCAAGGGAACAGACGGAAGGATCTATGGAATCCATGGTACGAATCAACCTTCAAGCATTGGGAAATATATATCAAATGGGTGTATTCGGATGCATAATAAACATGTTGAGTATCTGTTTGATCAGGTGCCGGTCGGAACAAAAGTGCTGGTCGTCAAAACGAACAAAAGCTTCCATCAGCTGGGAAAAGAACATGGTGCGATAAAATAA
- a CDS encoding aromatic acid exporter family protein, with protein sequence MFRIGYRTLKTGIGTAVAISIAQWFQLDNFVSAGILTILCIQNTKKKSVNASWSRFLACVIAMVISAAFFEFIAYHPAVIGLLLLVFIPITVALNIKEGIVTSSVIILHIYSAGKVTPGLFENELGIIVIGIGIALIMNLYMPSVDKKMIEYQEKIEANFYKIFCEMINYLRTNDSQWDGKEITETEQLLKEAKTIAFKDVENHFLRHENLYYLYFKMREKQFEILQRILPIATSISLTVEQGHRIAEFLDELSDHIHPGNTALFYLKKLYDMKVEFEQMDLPKTREEFETRAALYQFVQEMEQYLLLKSSFKGIKKDESDQREVHYT encoded by the coding sequence ATGTTTCGAATCGGGTATCGAACACTTAAAACTGGGATCGGCACTGCAGTTGCAATCAGCATTGCACAGTGGTTCCAGCTGGATAACTTTGTATCTGCTGGCATTTTGACGATTCTTTGCATTCAGAACACGAAGAAGAAATCGGTGAATGCGTCATGGAGCCGTTTCCTGGCCTGTGTGATCGCCATGGTGATTTCGGCTGCGTTCTTTGAATTCATTGCCTATCACCCTGCCGTAATCGGCTTGTTATTACTTGTGTTCATTCCAATCACGGTAGCCCTGAATATCAAAGAAGGGATTGTCACCAGTTCCGTTATCATTTTACATATTTATTCAGCAGGTAAGGTGACCCCCGGGCTTTTCGAGAATGAATTAGGCATCATTGTGATCGGGATCGGGATTGCTCTTATCATGAACCTTTATATGCCGAGTGTAGATAAAAAGATGATCGAATATCAAGAAAAGATTGAAGCCAATTTCTATAAAATCTTTTGTGAAATGATCAACTACCTGCGAACAAATGACAGCCAATGGGATGGTAAAGAAATCACTGAAACAGAACAATTACTTAAAGAAGCGAAGACAATAGCATTCAAAGATGTTGAAAATCACTTTTTACGTCATGAGAACTTATATTATTTGTATTTTAAAATGAGGGAAAAACAGTTCGAAATCCTACAACGTATCTTACCGATTGCGACATCGATCTCATTAACGGTGGAGCAGGGACATCGGATTGCAGAATTCCTGGATGAGCTTAGCGATCACATACACCCGGGAAACACGGCCCTGTTTTATCTGAAAAAATTGTACGATATGAAAGTGGAGTTCGAGCAAATGGATTTACCGAAGACGAGGGAAGAGTTCGAAACCCGTGCAGCCCTTTATCAGTTCGTCCAGGAGATGGAACAGTATCTTCTACTGAAAAGCTCGTTTAAAGGAATAAAGAAGGATGAAAGTGATCAAAGAGAAGTACACTACACCTAA
- a CDS encoding amino acid ABC transporter ATP-binding protein, producing the protein MIKAEKITKSFGKLQVLKGIDFSVEKGEVVALIGPSGSGKSTLLRCLNYLEEPTSGSIYFEEAVVKGKNISKVRQDIGMVFQHFHLFPHMTALENVIYAPVKVKGLNKTEAKKLGTDLLTKVGLKEKSDEYPNRLSGGQKQRVAIARALAMEPKVMLFDEPTSALDPEMVKEVLEVMKSLAHSGMTMIIVTHEMGFAREVADRVLFMDDGKIVEEGEPLPFFSNPQSDRGKEFLEKIL; encoded by the coding sequence ATGATTAAAGCAGAAAAGATTACAAAGTCGTTTGGTAAGCTTCAAGTATTAAAAGGGATCGATTTCTCCGTAGAAAAAGGGGAGGTTGTAGCATTGATCGGTCCTTCCGGTTCTGGGAAGTCCACTCTGCTCCGCTGCCTGAATTATTTAGAGGAACCAACTTCAGGATCGATATACTTTGAAGAAGCTGTTGTGAAAGGCAAAAATATAAGCAAAGTGAGACAAGATATAGGCATGGTATTTCAACATTTTCATCTCTTTCCTCATATGACAGCGTTGGAAAACGTGATCTACGCTCCAGTGAAAGTGAAGGGCCTAAACAAAACAGAAGCTAAAAAATTAGGGACGGACCTTCTAACAAAAGTCGGTTTGAAAGAAAAAAGTGATGAGTACCCTAACCGTTTATCAGGTGGCCAAAAGCAGCGTGTAGCCATTGCAAGGGCACTTGCCATGGAACCGAAAGTGATGTTGTTTGACGAACCGACATCTGCACTGGATCCTGAAATGGTCAAAGAGGTGCTGGAAGTCATGAAGTCACTTGCTCATTCAGGGATGACAATGATCATTGTAACCCATGAAATGGGCTTTGCCAGAGAGGTGGCAGACAGAGTCTTATTCATGGATGATGGAAAGATCGTGGAAGAAGGAGAGCCTCTTCCGTTTTTCTCGAACCCGCAAAGCGACCGGGGAAAAGAATTCTTAGAGAAAATACTGTAA
- a CDS encoding amino acid ABC transporter permease, translating to MPLDFQQLIPSIPFILEGLKVTLKIVGLAGILGFLFGILLALCKISSIKPLTLLADIYTSVFRGTPLVLQLMIIFYGSPQLFGTQIEPYTAAILSFSLNSAAYISEIIRAGINAVDKGQKEAAMVLGVPYRLMMKDVILPQAIKNILPALMNEFITLTKESAIVTVIGAADVMRRSYMVGSDLYSFFEPLLFAGLIYYVLVMVLTLLGKALEGRLRGND from the coding sequence ATGCCACTTGATTTTCAACAACTGATCCCTTCGATTCCTTTTATTTTGGAAGGATTGAAGGTCACTCTTAAAATTGTCGGGTTAGCAGGAATACTTGGATTCCTATTCGGTATTCTGCTTGCTCTTTGTAAAATAAGTTCCATCAAACCTTTAACATTACTTGCAGATATTTATACATCGGTTTTTCGGGGGACTCCTTTAGTTCTGCAATTGATGATCATCTTTTATGGCTCGCCTCAGCTTTTTGGAACTCAGATCGAACCGTATACAGCAGCGATCCTTTCTTTTTCCCTTAATTCAGCTGCCTATATTTCCGAGATCATCCGTGCGGGGATCAATGCAGTGGATAAAGGGCAAAAGGAAGCGGCCATGGTCCTTGGGGTTCCATATCGTTTGATGATGAAAGATGTGATCCTGCCTCAGGCCATTAAAAACATATTGCCTGCCTTAATGAACGAATTCATCACCCTTACGAAGGAATCTGCCATCGTCACTGTTATCGGGGCCGCCGATGTGATGAGACGTTCGTATATGGTAGGTAGTGATTTGTATTCCTTTTTCGAACCACTATTATTTGCCGGACTGATCTATTATGTGCTTGTCATGGTTCTAACCTTATTGGGAAAAGCGCTGGAAGGGAGACTACGTGGAAATGATTAA
- a CDS encoding transporter substrate-binding domain-containing protein encodes MKKILSLILVLIVSTTLAACGAGEENAGTASGESKKLIMGTSADYKPFEYVDTANSDEFIGYDIDLAQMLADELGYEIEIKDMEFSGLISALKTGQVDFVLSAMTPTPERQKNVDFSDVYYTAKDMIISTKESGIESEKDLDGKTVGVQLGSIQQEAAEELSTSIPLKVETRDRIPELIQDLQNGRFDAIIIENTVANGYLDKNKELQGNTMDVNEEEAGSAVALPKDSELTSEFNDALKKLEENGELDKLAEKWFNGEQ; translated from the coding sequence TTGAAAAAGATATTATCTCTAATATTAGTATTAATCGTTTCTACTACTCTTGCAGCGTGTGGTGCAGGAGAAGAGAATGCAGGAACCGCTTCAGGAGAATCAAAAAAACTGATCATGGGTACCTCTGCGGACTATAAACCATTTGAATACGTCGATACGGCAAACAGTGATGAATTTATCGGGTACGACATTGACTTGGCTCAGATGCTGGCAGATGAACTTGGGTATGAAATCGAGATCAAAGATATGGAGTTCAGCGGTTTAATTTCAGCACTTAAAACCGGCCAGGTGGACTTTGTGCTTTCAGCTATGACCCCTACCCCAGAACGACAAAAGAATGTTGACTTCAGTGATGTTTATTACACTGCCAAGGATATGATCATCTCAACTAAAGAAAGCGGAATTGAAAGCGAAAAGGATCTTGATGGGAAAACGGTTGGCGTTCAGTTAGGTTCCATCCAACAGGAAGCTGCAGAAGAACTTTCCACATCCATCCCATTAAAAGTAGAGACCCGTGACCGTATTCCTGAGCTGATACAGGATCTGCAAAATGGACGTTTTGATGCCATTATCATCGAAAATACCGTAGCAAATGGGTATTTGGATAAAAATAAAGAACTTCAAGGAAATACAATGGACGTGAACGAAGAAGAAGCCGGTTCTGCCGTTGCACTTCCAAAGGATAGTGAGCTTACAAGCGAATTCAACGATGCATTGAAAAAGCTCGAGGAAAATGGAGAATTGGATAAACTGGCTGAAAAGTGGTTTAACGGAGAACAGTAG
- a CDS encoding BrxA/BrxB family bacilliredoxin has protein sequence MDIDFNLFMNDVVRQARQEIEQAGYTQLTSEEEVDQAFAKEGTTLVMINSVCGCAGGIARPAAAHSIHYDKRPDQLVTVFAGQDKEATAKARSYFTGYPPSSPSFALLKDGKLLTMVERHEIEGHDPMSVVNKIQSYFDQYCEEV, from the coding sequence ATGGATATAGATTTCAACTTATTTATGAACGACGTTGTTCGTCAGGCTCGTCAAGAAATCGAACAAGCCGGTTATACTCAATTAACTAGTGAAGAAGAAGTAGATCAAGCTTTCGCTAAAGAAGGTACTACACTTGTTATGATCAACTCTGTTTGTGGTTGTGCAGGAGGAATCGCTCGCCCAGCAGCAGCTCATTCCATTCACTACGATAAACGACCGGATCAATTAGTGACGGTTTTCGCTGGCCAGGATAAAGAAGCTACAGCGAAAGCGCGCAGCTACTTTACAGGTTACCCGCCATCCTCACCGTCATTTGCTCTATTAAAAGACGGAAAATTATTGACGATGGTAGAAAGACATGAAATTGAAGGTCACGACCCAATGTCGGTTGTGAACAAAATTCAATCGTACTTCGATCAGTATTGTGAAGAAGTGTAA
- the meaB gene encoding methylmalonyl Co-A mutase-associated GTPase MeaB, whose amino-acid sequence MAEHDSGRKKRFVKKKKGSVSITELKDGVLNGDRSSLAKAITLIESNAEQHYAKGQELLQELLPYTGKSFRIGITGVPGAGKSTFIEAFGEMLCESGLRVAVLAIDPSSSISGGSILGDKTRMEQLSKNRRAFVRPSPTAGTLGGVHRKTNETLLLCEAAGYDLIIIETVGVGQSEVMVRQMVDFFLLLVITGAGDELQGMKKGIMELADALLVNKADGENKLLAEKTKRELNQILHFLTPATKGWSSKAYTCSALKNDGLQEMWDVIQQFQKQTKEQGVFEERRLLQKQEWFHTMLKERVLSDFFFHQNIKSSLPHMENRVKEGDFTTSQAVEELLKLYKGAIH is encoded by the coding sequence ATGGCAGAGCATGATTCAGGGCGAAAGAAGCGGTTTGTGAAGAAAAAAAAGGGATCTGTATCGATTACCGAATTAAAGGACGGGGTCTTGAATGGCGACCGTAGCTCCTTGGCGAAGGCCATCACGCTGATTGAAAGCAATGCAGAGCAGCATTATGCCAAGGGACAGGAACTGTTGCAAGAGCTCCTTCCTTATACAGGAAAAAGCTTTCGGATCGGCATCACTGGTGTACCGGGTGCGGGGAAAAGTACATTTATAGAAGCTTTCGGGGAAATGTTATGCGAATCTGGACTCCGGGTTGCCGTCCTTGCGATTGATCCAAGCTCCTCCATTTCCGGGGGGAGTATTTTAGGGGATAAAACAAGGATGGAACAATTATCGAAAAATCGCCGTGCCTTTGTCAGGCCATCCCCCACTGCCGGTACACTGGGAGGGGTTCATCGAAAGACAAATGAAACCCTCCTCTTATGCGAAGCGGCTGGATATGACCTGATCATTATCGAAACCGTTGGGGTTGGCCAAAGTGAAGTAATGGTGAGACAAATGGTGGATTTCTTCCTCCTGCTTGTCATCACTGGCGCCGGGGACGAGCTACAAGGCATGAAAAAAGGAATCATGGAGCTTGCCGATGCTCTGCTTGTCAATAAGGCCGACGGAGAGAATAAGCTTCTCGCCGAGAAAACCAAAAGAGAGCTGAACCAAATCCTGCACTTTCTCACTCCAGCAACAAAAGGCTGGAGTTCAAAGGCTTATACCTGTTCAGCTTTAAAGAATGATGGATTACAAGAAATGTGGGATGTGATTCAACAGTTCCAGAAGCAAACAAAAGAACAGGGCGTCTTTGAAGAAAGACGACTTCTCCAAAAGCAGGAATGGTTTCATACGATGTTGAAAGAAAGGGTTCTCTCAGACTTCTTTTTTCACCAAAACATAAAGTCTTCCCTTCCTCATATGGAAAATCGAGTGAAAGAAGGAGATTTTACGACTTCTCAGGCAGTAGAAGAATTGCTAAAGTTGTACAAAGGAGCAATTCATTGA
- the scpA gene encoding methylmalonyl-CoA mutase, with protein sequence MKGIPLSGDTYETNEKIVIKSLYSEQDSKNHGEDLPGLAPYTRGPYPTMYVNRPWTVRQYAGFSTAEESNAFYRRNLSMGQKGLSVAFDLATHRGYDSDHPRVVGDVGKAGVAIDSILDMKILFDGIPLDQMSVSMTMNGAVLPILAFYIVTAEEQGVSQDKLSGTIQNDILKEYMVRNTYIYPPETSMKIIADIFEYTSKHMPKFNSISISGYHMQEAGAPADIELAYTLADGLEYVRTGLQAGIDIDSFAPRLSFFWAIGMNYFMEVAKMRAARRIWARMMKTFDPQNPKSMALRTHSQTSGWSLTEQDPYNNVIRTLLEAHAAAMGHTQSLHTNALDEAIALPTDFSARIARNTQLYLQEETGITKVIDPWAGSHYVESLTDQLMEKAWEHIEEIEELGGMTKAIETGLPKMRIEEAAARRQAMIDSGDEAIIGVNKYRLDKEDPIETLDIDNTVVRQKQVERIRKLKEERNQERVIEALQALTHAAETGEGNLLEKAVEAARARATLGEISDAIEKVSGRHKATIRSISGVYSSNFSNEQEINVVKEMTEEFLENEGRRPRILIAKMGQDGHDRGAKVISTAFADLGFDVDIGPLFQTPEETALQAVENDVHVIGVSSLAAGHKTLLPQLVAELKKLGREDILVVIGGVIPAKDYDFLLNNGASAVFGPGTIIPVAAQKVIKEIYEVLGYEEVAE encoded by the coding sequence ATGAAAGGTATTCCTCTATCGGGCGACACATATGAAACGAATGAGAAGATTGTCATTAAGTCTCTTTATTCAGAACAGGACTCTAAGAATCATGGAGAAGACCTCCCAGGTTTGGCTCCATATACAAGGGGACCGTACCCAACCATGTATGTGAATCGTCCTTGGACGGTACGGCAGTATGCAGGATTTTCAACAGCAGAAGAAAGCAATGCGTTCTATAGAAGAAATTTAAGTATGGGGCAGAAAGGACTGTCTGTCGCTTTTGACTTAGCCACTCATCGCGGTTATGATTCCGATCATCCGCGGGTAGTGGGGGATGTAGGGAAAGCGGGAGTAGCCATTGATTCGATTCTGGATATGAAGATTTTGTTTGATGGGATTCCTCTTGATCAAATGTCTGTTTCCATGACAATGAACGGAGCGGTATTACCCATCCTTGCGTTTTATATCGTGACGGCAGAAGAACAAGGTGTTTCACAGGATAAGCTGTCCGGTACGATTCAAAATGATATTTTGAAAGAGTATATGGTTCGAAACACATATATTTATCCTCCTGAAACATCCATGAAGATCATTGCCGATATCTTTGAGTATACGTCCAAACATATGCCTAAGTTTAATAGCATCAGTATTTCCGGATATCACATGCAGGAAGCGGGAGCACCTGCCGATATTGAGTTAGCTTATACATTGGCGGATGGTCTTGAGTATGTTCGGACTGGTTTGCAGGCAGGAATCGATATCGACTCATTTGCACCGAGATTATCATTCTTCTGGGCCATCGGCATGAATTATTTCATGGAAGTAGCCAAAATGAGAGCGGCAAGAAGGATTTGGGCAAGAATGATGAAAACATTCGACCCTCAGAATCCTAAATCCATGGCGTTAAGGACTCACTCCCAAACATCCGGGTGGAGTCTAACGGAGCAGGATCCTTATAATAATGTCATTCGTACGTTACTTGAGGCGCATGCAGCAGCCATGGGCCACACACAATCCCTTCATACCAATGCACTGGACGAAGCGATTGCCCTGCCGACAGACTTTTCAGCGCGGATCGCCCGTAATACACAGCTGTATCTTCAAGAGGAAACCGGTATTACGAAGGTGATTGATCCATGGGCAGGATCCCATTATGTTGAATCCTTAACCGATCAGCTGATGGAAAAGGCATGGGAGCACATTGAAGAAATTGAAGAGCTTGGCGGCATGACGAAGGCGATTGAAACCGGATTGCCGAAAATGCGGATCGAGGAAGCGGCTGCCAGAAGGCAGGCGATGATTGATTCAGGAGACGAAGCGATTATAGGCGTAAATAAATATCGCCTCGACAAGGAAGACCCGATTGAAACATTGGATATCGATAATACGGTTGTAAGACAAAAACAAGTAGAACGAATCCGAAAGCTTAAAGAAGAAAGAAATCAAGAGAGAGTGATCGAAGCCCTTCAAGCATTAACCCATGCAGCAGAAACAGGGGAAGGGAATCTCCTTGAGAAAGCGGTTGAAGCAGCGAGGGCACGTGCCACATTAGGAGAAATATCCGATGCGATAGAAAAAGTTTCAGGACGACATAAAGCGACGATTAGAAGTATAAGCGGGGTGTACAGCTCGAATTTTTCAAATGAACAAGAAATCAATGTAGTAAAAGAGATGACAGAAGAGTTTTTGGAAAACGAAGGAAGAAGACCCCGTATCCTTATTGCGAAGATGGGACAGGACGGTCATGACAGAGGTGCTAAGGTGATTAGCACGGCGTTCGCAGACCTTGGCTTTGATGTGGATATCGGACCATTGTTCCAGACGCCGGAAGAAACGGCCCTGCAAGCAGTCGAAAATGACGTTCATGTCATCGGTGTAAGTTCATTAGCCGCAGGACATAAAACACTCCTGCCTCAATTGGTAGCGGAACTAAAGAAATTAGGCAGAGAAGACATTCTCGTTGTCATTGGTGGAGTGATTCCGGCTAAGGATTATGACTTCCTATTGAATAACGGAGCCTCTGCCGTTTTTGGACCAGGGACGATCATACCCGTTGCTGCACAAAAAGTCATCAAAGAAATTTATGAAGTGCTGGGTTATGAGGAAGTGGCTGAATAA